From one Triticum urartu cultivar G1812 chromosome 3, Tu2.1, whole genome shotgun sequence genomic stretch:
- the LOC125543817 gene encoding exocyst complex component SEC15B: protein MRRKLAGDATASASAGGGSVPSEADLAQLSTAISAGEDLGPFVRRAFACGRPEPLLSSLRAVARDRESEIEELCRAHFHDFIRAVDDLRSLLADAEVLKGSLSASHSALLSSSAPLLASLESFLAARALAGNLSSALASSHRCVRLLALAARANDHLQAGNHSLYLALRAVDAIDLNLASGPEPLPLPALRRMLLSLVPAVRVHAEREISREFADWMVSIRAASRHLGQVAIGRSAAARQRQEELRSKHRPLEESITLDDDGAGDLDDFAAATATSDGSDGAAAASFDLTQLYRAMHIHQTLALGERFKKYYLENRKLQLTSDFDVIAATPFLESHQVFFAQIAGFFIVEDRVFRTGGGLTSRVDVDALWEAAVGKMISVLEDNFSRMQTANHLLLITDYAALLAATMRRYSYPVGMLLDVLAKHRDKYHDLLLADCRRQVAEALAADKFDQMLMRKEYEYSMNVLAFGIQSSDITPAFPYVAPFSCTVPDICRIVRSFIEDSVSFMAHGGGGDTYAAVKKYLGRILSEVVNASIQKLVDSGSGLSVSQAMQVAANMSIMERACEFFTRHAAQLCGVPLRAVERGRRDFPLRKSRDAAEALLLRLLCSKVDEFMRQSDGVNWIADDPPAGGNEYANEVTIYLETLTSTAQQILPLPVLRRVLVAVLVHISERIIALFLNDSVKRFSASAVIGIDTDLKMFESFADNMSSLFLDSHQDSAASEMKSALVEPRQLVNLLMSNSPENFLNPVIREKSYNKLDYKKVAIISEKFRDTSESYFSTFGTRGARQNPKKKSLDTLIKRLREAS, encoded by the coding sequence ATGCGGCGCAAGCTCGCCGGCGACGCGACAGCGTCGGCTTCGGCCGGCGGCGGCTCAGTCCCGTCCGAAGCAGACCTGGCGCAGCTCTCCACCGCCATCTCGGCGGGGGAGGACCTGGGCCCGTTTGTCCGGCGTGCGTTCGCCTGCGGGCGGCCGGAGCCGCTTCTATCCTCGCTCCGCGCCGTCGCGCGGGACCGCGAGTCCGAGATCGAGGAGCTCTGTCGCGCGCACTTCCACGACTTCATCCGCGCCGTCGACGACCTCCGCTCTCTCCTCGCCGACGCCGAGGTGCTCAAGGGCTCCCTCTCGGCCTCCCACTCTGCACTCCTGTCATCTTCAGCGCCGCTGCTTGCCTCGCTCGAGTCGTTCCTTGCCGCGCGAGCTCTCGCCGGGAACCTCTCATCCGCTCTCGCCTCCTCCCACCGCTGCGTCCGCCTGCTCGCACTCGCCGCTCGGGCTAATGACCACCTCCAGGCCGGCAACCACAGTCTCTACCTCGCCCTCCGCGCCGTCGATGCCATTGATCTCAACCTTGCCTCTGGCCCCGAGCCGCTGCCTCTTCCTGCCCTTCGCCGCATGCTGCTCAGCCTCGTACCCGCGGTGCGCGTCCACGCTGAGCGCGAGATCTCCAGGGAGTTCGCCGACTGGATGGTCAGCATCCGGGCTGCTTCGCGGCACCTTGGACAGGTGGCCATTGGCCGCTCAGCTGCGGCAAGGCAGCGCCAGGAGGAGCTCCGCTCCAAGCACCGCCCGCTGGAGGAGTCCATCACCCTGGACGATGACGGAGCTGGTGACCTCGACGACTTTGCTGCAGCCACGGCGACGTCTGATGGGTCGGATGGTGCCGCTGCAGCATCGTTTGACCTCACACAGCTCTACCGTGCCATGCACATACACCAGACACTGGCGCTTGGGGAGCGATTCAAGAAGTACTACCTGGAGAACAGGAAGCTCCAGTTAACATCCGACTTTGATGTGATTGCGGCAACACCATTCCTCGAGTCTCATCAGGTGTTCTTCGCGCAGATTGCTGGATTTTTTATTGTCGAGGACCGTGTGTTTCGAACAGGGGGTGGACTTACATCCCGGGTGGATGTAGATGCATTGTGGGAGGCTGCAGTAGGAAAGATGATCTCCGTGCTGGAAGATAACTTCTCTAGGATGCAGACAGCAAACCACCTGCTTCTCATAACTGATTATGCTGCCTTGCTTGCTGCCACAATGAGGAGATATAGTTATCCAGTTGGGATGCTACTCGACGTGCTGGCTAAGCATCGGGATAAGTACCATGACTTGCTGCTTGCTGATTGCCGGAGACAGGTGGCAGAGGCACTGGCTGCAGATAAGTTTGATCAGATGCTCATGAGGAAGGAGTATGAGTATTCAATGAATGTGCTTGCTTTTGGGATTCAGAGCTCTGATATCACACCGGCATTCCCATATGTCGCGCCGTTTTCATGCACTGTGCCAGATATTTGTCGTATTGTGCGGTCATTCATTGAGGACTCGGTGAGCTTCATGGCGCATGGGGGCGGTGGTGACACATATGCAGCAGTGAAGAAGTACCTTGGTCGGATACTCTCAGAGGTTGTGAATGCTTCGATACAGAAGCTTGTGGATTCAGGCAGTGGTCTGAGTGTCTCTCAGGCAATGCAGGTTGCTGCAAACATGTCCATAATGGAGCGTGCGTGTGAGTTTTTTACACGCCATGCAGCGCAATTGTGTGGTGTGCCTCTACGCGCAGTAGAGCGTGGGCGGCGTGACTTTCCACTTCGCAAGTCTCGTGATGCTGCAGAGGCGCTTCTGCTGCGGCTATTGTGTTCTAAGGTTGACGAATTCATGCGGCAATCTGATGGTGTCAACTGGATAGCTGATGACCCACCTGCTGGGGGCAATGAGTATGCCAATGAGGTCACTATCTATCTGGAGACTCTTACTTCAACTGCTCAACAGATCCTTCCTCTTCCAGTGCTCCGTCGTGTTCTTGTCGCAGTTCTTGTGCATATCTCTGAGAGGATTATTGCCCTATTCTTGAATGACTCAGTGAAGCGGTTTAGTGCTAGCGCGGTCATCGGTATAGATACTGATCTTAAAATGTTTGAGTCATTCGCAGACAACATGTCCAGCCTGTTCCTGGACTCTCATCAGGATTCTGCAGCAAGTGAAATGAAGTCTGCACTGGTGGAGCCGAGGCAGCTGGTGAATCTTCTTATGAGTAACAGCCCAGAGAACTTCCTTAACCCAGTGATCCGTGAGAAGAGCTACAATAAGCTTGATTACAAAAAAGTGGCAATTATCTCGGAGAAGTTCAGGGATACCTCAGAGAGCTATTTCTCGACATTTGGAACTAGGGGTGCTAGGCAGAATCCAAAGAAGAAATCTCTGGATACCCTTATCAAGAGGCTTCGAGAAGCTAGCTAG